From one Amphiura filiformis chromosome 13, Afil_fr2py, whole genome shotgun sequence genomic stretch:
- the LOC140167307 gene encoding melatonin receptor type 1A-like yields MEEENVKNTTITMATRGMTRTLNSSDSAKSDQSLLDSQLPILYTYITLMIFTSLVGTVGNIVVIVAVVTSKKLRVLQNVFIINLAVADLLVTALVNPFAVIGALDMGKLFYRLPALCEFIATMVVTSCGCSIWSISAVSVNRYIYICHRVIYSKIYNQRTLPFMVIGLWLIAFLLDLPNYLGWGDHIFDTRQLLCNYDYSYNLSYTRYHLIALGVIVPVCVLCYSYFRIFMTFRSSSRRMRQHATNPSSSQKEKPQTADRRVLKTVAIICIVFLVMWTPYSIIVVFDLHYQFWWFLLASFMAFTNSSVNFLVYAIDRNFRQAYSDIWKRIVSRCDCLVTKSDAIVTTGRKKTGSDVNDEITESSGNTNVAFESSMTSNVTSNYL; encoded by the coding sequence ATGGAAGAGGAGAATGTTAAAAACACCActattaccatggcaacaaggggAATGACACGGACATTGAATTCATCGGATTCGGCAAAATCAGACCAATCTTTACTCGATTCACAGTTGCCGATTTTATACACTTACATCACACTGATGATATTTACGTCTTTGGTTGGCACTGTAGGAAACATTGTTGTTATTGTAGCCGTTGTAACCTCAAAGAAACTTCGCGTCTTGCAAAATGTCTTCATAATCAATCTAGCCGTAGCGGATCTTTTGGTCACTGCACTGGTGAATCCCTTCGCCGTTATAGGAGCTTTAGATATGGGAAAGCTCTTCTACCGTCTGCCAGCTTTATGTGAATTTATCGCAACAATGGTTGTCACGAGCTGCGGTTGTTCCATCTGGAGTATAAGCGCAGTTTCCGTAAATCGATATATCTACATATGCCATCGAGTGATTTATTCAAAGATATACAACCAGCGCACCCTTCCCTTTATGGTAATTGGGTTGTGGCTCATTGCATTTCTTCTAGATTTACCAAACTATCTAGGATGGGGTGATCATATATTTGATACTCGTCAATTGTTGTGTAACTATGATTACTCATACAATTTATCGTACACACGTTATCATTTAATCGCTTTAGGAGTCATAGTGCCAGTTTGCGTACTATGCTATTCGTACTTTCGTATTTTCATGACATTTCGCAGTTCAAGTCGCAGAATGCGACAACACGCCACGAATCCATCGTCAAGTCAAAAAGAGAAACCTCAAACAGCTGATAGACGTGTACTAAAAACTGTCGCCATAATTTGTATTGTGTTCTTGGTAATGTGGACACCGTACTCTATAATCGTTGTCTTTGACTTACATTATCAATTTTGGTGGTTTCTCCTAGCTTCCTTTATGGCATTCACCAATAGTTCTGTTAACTTTCTGGTCTACGCCATAGATAGGAACTTCCGACAAGCCTATTCGGATATATGGAAGCGAATTGTATCCAGATGCGATTGTTTGGTGACGAAAAGTGATGCAATTGTGACAACTGGGAGGAAGAAGACGGGGTCTGATGTAAATGATGAAATAACTGAATCGTCTGGAAATACCAATGTAGCATTCGAGTCATCAATGACCTCAAATGTCACCTCAAATTACTTATaa